The Bradyrhizobium sp. WBAH42 genome includes a window with the following:
- a CDS encoding HlyD family secretion protein, giving the protein MKSSQTISVLALLAVLATGLAGCKEKRDPGFQGWVEADMIFVSPDEAGRVTKLNVREGDEVKVGDHLYSVDDDLQLADLNQQKATLANAQQTYDRAASLNKTGSGTQANLDSAVSALRVAEARVATSETRMARRKGFAPVAGTIQQIYFREGEMVAAQRPVLSIMPPGNMKLRFFVPETELPKLAIGDTVRVSCDNCAADLTAKIYFIATSAEYTPPVIYSLEERNKLVYLIQARPSRPDALRVGQPIDIYLNPKTPVADKR; this is encoded by the coding sequence ATGAAGTCGTCGCAAACAATTTCTGTTCTGGCATTGCTCGCTGTGCTCGCAACCGGGCTTGCCGGGTGCAAGGAGAAGCGCGATCCCGGCTTCCAGGGCTGGGTCGAGGCCGACATGATCTTCGTCAGCCCGGACGAAGCCGGGCGGGTCACCAAGCTCAACGTCCGCGAGGGCGACGAGGTCAAGGTCGGCGATCATCTCTATTCCGTCGATGACGATCTTCAGCTTGCCGACCTCAACCAGCAGAAGGCGACGCTCGCGAACGCGCAGCAGACCTATGACCGTGCGGCTTCGCTGAACAAGACCGGCTCCGGCACGCAGGCCAATCTCGATTCCGCCGTGTCCGCCCTGCGCGTCGCGGAGGCGCGGGTGGCGACCTCGGAGACGCGGATGGCGAGGCGCAAGGGCTTCGCGCCCGTCGCCGGCACCATCCAGCAGATCTATTTCCGCGAAGGCGAGATGGTGGCGGCGCAGCGGCCGGTGCTCTCGATCATGCCGCCCGGCAACATGAAGCTGCGCTTCTTCGTGCCGGAGACCGAGTTGCCGAAGCTCGCGATCGGCGACACGGTGCGCGTGTCCTGCGACAATTGCGCCGCCGATCTCACCGCGAAGATCTACTTCATCGCGACCTCGGCCGAATACACGCCGCCCGTCATCTACAGCCTCGAGGAGCGCAACAAGCTGGTCTATCTGATCCAGGCGCGACCCTCGCGGCCCGATGCCTTGCGCGTCGGACAGCCGATCGACATCTACCTTAATCCGAAGACCCCGGTGGCGGACAAGCGATGA
- a CDS encoding TetR/AcrR family transcriptional regulator, with protein sequence MTKKPTKAAVRSPAPHANGPASAGPDAAPASNRTTRAAERRAAIVEAAMEEFIARGFAATRLDDIAKRAGVAKGTIYLHFKDKESMFEELVRIVIVPVVARLTTLPPPAGSVRDLVETFAGNFLKEVIGTRRGDLVRLIVAEGPRFPSVADFYYREVVSRGVAAMRALIELGIARGEIRQKDLARYPQILVAPAMIAVIWQSLFARHAPLDAQEMLRVHLDLIFGERRTT encoded by the coding sequence ATGACGAAGAAGCCGACCAAAGCCGCTGTGCGCTCTCCGGCCCCCCACGCGAACGGCCCTGCGTCTGCAGGCCCCGATGCAGCACCTGCCTCGAACCGCACCACGCGGGCGGCGGAGCGGCGTGCGGCGATCGTCGAGGCGGCGATGGAGGAGTTCATTGCGCGCGGCTTTGCCGCGACCAGGCTCGACGACATCGCCAAGCGCGCCGGCGTCGCCAAGGGCACGATCTACCTGCACTTCAAGGACAAGGAATCGATGTTCGAGGAGCTGGTGCGCATCGTCATCGTTCCCGTGGTCGCACGGCTGACCACGCTGCCGCCGCCGGCGGGCTCGGTGCGCGACCTCGTCGAGACGTTCGCCGGCAACTTCCTGAAGGAGGTGATCGGCACCAGGCGCGGCGATCTGGTGCGCCTGATCGTGGCGGAGGGGCCGCGCTTTCCGTCGGTCGCCGACTTCTACTACCGCGAGGTGGTCTCGCGCGGGGTCGCCGCGATGCGCGCGCTGATCGAGCTCGGCATCGCCCGCGGCGAGATCCGGCAGAAGGACCTCGCGCGCTATCCGCAGATTCTGGTCGCGCCCGCGATGATCGCCGTGATCTGGCAGAGCCTGTTTGCGCGGCATGCGCCGCTCGACGCGCAGGAGATGCTGCGAGTTCATCTCGATTTGATTTTTGGCGAACGGAGGACGACATGA
- a CDS encoding helix-turn-helix transcriptional regulator has translation MIEAAPNPVTTVMRALADPTRRAVFERVFDSKEISVAELTRGSGVTQGAISQHLKSLKQAGLVAERAEGRNVYYRAAPQGLEPLVTWMDHYGVFWRERFQNLRDLLKEIDP, from the coding sequence ATGATCGAAGCCGCCCCAAACCCCGTCACCACCGTGATGCGCGCCCTTGCCGATCCGACCCGCCGCGCCGTGTTCGAGCGCGTGTTCGACAGCAAGGAGATCAGCGTCGCCGAGCTGACGCGCGGCAGCGGCGTGACCCAGGGCGCGATCTCGCAGCACCTGAAGTCGCTGAAGCAGGCCGGCCTCGTCGCCGAGCGCGCCGAGGGCCGCAACGTCTATTACCGCGCTGCGCCGCAAGGACTCGAGCCGCTGGTCACCTGGATGGACCATTACGGCGTCTTCTGGCGCGAGCGTTTCCAGAACCTGCGTGACCTCTTGAAGGAGATCGACCCGTGA
- a CDS encoding SRPBCC domain-containing protein, with protein sequence MSAAALKADTRDIVIDEVFPHTAETIWKALTSAQLIGRWLMQPTGFEAVEGKAFTFQTTPGGNWDGVIHCRVLEVVAFRRLVYAWKGGDERNTGYGAPLDTVVTWSLTPVEAGTRIRLVHAGFVLPRNESAYTVMSGGWKKVVRKLDEISGEG encoded by the coding sequence GTGAGTGCTGCCGCGTTGAAAGCCGACACAAGAGACATCGTCATCGACGAGGTCTTCCCTCACACAGCCGAGACGATCTGGAAGGCGCTGACCAGCGCGCAGCTGATCGGGCGCTGGCTGATGCAGCCGACCGGCTTTGAAGCCGTCGAAGGCAAGGCCTTCACCTTCCAGACCACCCCGGGCGGCAATTGGGACGGCGTGATCCATTGCCGGGTTCTGGAGGTCGTGGCTTTCAGGCGCCTCGTCTACGCCTGGAAGGGCGGCGACGAGCGCAACACCGGCTATGGCGCACCGCTCGACACCGTCGTGACCTGGTCCCTCACCCCGGTCGAAGCCGGCACGCGGATCCGCCTCGTCCATGCGGGCTTCGTCCTGCCCAGGAACGAGTCGGCCTACACGGTGATGAGCGGCGGCTGGAAGAAGGTCGTTCGCAAGCTCGATGAGATCAGCGGCGAAGGCTGA
- a CDS encoding GFA family protein: protein MEKPYTGGCACGAIRYSIEGEPLFSNHCQCRDCQRESGSGHGSYATFARAGVTLTGDARHWDMVADSGKVKTRGFCTQCGVAVYMTFAAQPDVFTIRAASLDEPARYKPQAVTFAARGHEWDPLDAGLMKFEGMPPG from the coding sequence ATGGAAAAGCCCTATACCGGCGGCTGCGCCTGCGGCGCGATCCGCTATTCGATCGAAGGGGAGCCCCTCTTCAGCAATCACTGCCAGTGCCGGGACTGCCAGCGGGAAAGCGGCAGCGGCCATGGCTCCTACGCGACCTTCGCGCGCGCCGGTGTCACGCTGACGGGCGATGCCAGGCACTGGGACATGGTCGCCGACAGCGGCAAGGTGAAGACGCGCGGCTTCTGCACACAATGCGGCGTAGCCGTCTACATGACCTTCGCCGCGCAGCCCGATGTCTTCACCATCCGCGCGGCAAGCCTCGACGAGCCCGCCCGCTACAAGCCGCAGGCGGTGACCTTCGCCGCGCGCGGCCATGAGTGGGACCCTCTCGACGCCGGCCTGATGAAATTCGAGGGCATGCCGCCGGGGTGA
- a CDS encoding DUF2000 family protein, protein MQFDTKIAVVIRTDLQAWQKLNVASFLTSGIAAAFPECIGEAYEDASGTKYHALIGQPILIYGADGPALSRALDRALTRNVKVAVYTEDMFKTTHDAANREAVRAVARTDLNLVGIAMRAERKVIDKIVDGLKFHS, encoded by the coding sequence ATGCAGTTCGACACCAAGATCGCCGTCGTGATCCGCACCGATCTTCAAGCCTGGCAGAAGCTCAACGTCGCGTCCTTCCTCACCAGCGGCATCGCCGCAGCCTTTCCGGAATGCATCGGCGAAGCCTATGAGGACGCCTCGGGCACCAAGTATCATGCGCTGATCGGCCAGCCGATTCTGATCTACGGCGCCGATGGTCCTGCATTGTCGCGCGCGCTGGACCGCGCGCTCACCCGCAACGTCAAGGTGGCGGTCTACACCGAGGACATGTTCAAGACCACGCACGACGCCGCCAACCGCGAGGCGGTGAGGGCGGTTGCACGCACGGATCTCAATCTCGTCGGCATCGCCATGCGCGCCGAGCGCAAGGTGATCGACAAGATCGTCGATGGCCTGAAGTTCCATAGTTAG
- a CDS encoding DUF4189 domain-containing protein yields the protein MASNVVARRCAMFFFALSVCVAGARHITDAHAAGAFAVGKCGAYGQAFDYGHEHEARAAAQKQCKGDCTTVTMKRACAAMSVDMTNPCGAYGYAVKPQISASLNAATRECYKYGGKECVIRAWACDAKG from the coding sequence ATGGCTTCGAACGTCGTCGCGCGCCGTTGCGCGATGTTTTTCTTTGCGCTGTCCGTTTGCGTCGCCGGCGCTCGCCACATCACGGATGCGCACGCGGCCGGCGCGTTTGCAGTCGGCAAGTGCGGCGCCTACGGCCAGGCCTTTGACTATGGCCACGAGCACGAGGCCCGCGCCGCCGCGCAGAAGCAGTGCAAGGGCGATTGCACCACCGTGACGATGAAGCGCGCCTGTGCCGCGATGTCGGTCGATATGACCAACCCCTGCGGCGCCTATGGCTACGCCGTCAAGCCGCAGATCTCGGCCTCGCTCAATGCCGCTACGCGTGAATGTTACAAATACGGCGGCAAGGAATGCGTGATCCGCGCCTGGGCCTGCGACGCGAAAGGCTGA
- a CDS encoding NTP transferase domain-containing protein encodes MKFGPASPRDAIGGVTVHTLRQGSLVLKKGTTIGPAEVEALERAGIKDIVVVRMEAGDVSEDVAAASIALAIGGEGIHVERAFTGRANLFAARAGVLVIDRAAVDRINNIDEAITFATLAAYKPVVEGEMVGTVKIIPFGVEASLRDAAVKAAGKDVLKVAPYVIKQVGVVSTLLPGLSSKVIDKTLRVTAERLAPAGASIIAERRVPHEEQALSAAIKELLGLGAELVIVFGASAIADRRDVIPAAVTGIGGEIEHFGMPVDPGNLLLIARAGDVPVLGAPGCARSPVENGFDWVVMRLLAGIEVTRSELMGMGVGGLLMEIVTRPQPRAKPETEGNSQVAAIVLAAGRSTRMGGPNKLLAELDGKKLVRLATEQALASKASEVIVVTGHQAELVEQALQGLKVKFVRNPDFAGGIASSVKAGIAAVPETCDGAVVCLGDMPLIDAGLIDRLIDSFAPDRGNLIVVPVSEGRRGNPVLWSRRFFKELMTLDGDIGARHLIAKHTEAVAEVPVDGESAFLDIDTPQALEAARRG; translated from the coding sequence ATGAAGTTCGGCCCGGCGAGCCCGAGGGATGCGATTGGCGGGGTGACCGTCCACACCCTGCGCCAGGGATCGCTGGTGCTGAAGAAGGGCACGACGATCGGGCCTGCCGAGGTCGAGGCGCTGGAGCGCGCCGGCATCAAGGACATCGTCGTGGTGCGCATGGAGGCGGGCGACGTCTCCGAGGACGTTGCGGCCGCCAGCATCGCGCTCGCCATCGGCGGCGAGGGCATCCATGTCGAGCGCGCGTTCACCGGCCGAGCCAATCTGTTCGCCGCGCGAGCGGGCGTGCTGGTGATCGATCGCGCCGCGGTCGACCGCATCAACAACATCGACGAAGCCATCACCTTTGCGACGCTCGCCGCCTACAAGCCGGTGGTCGAGGGCGAGATGGTCGGCACCGTCAAGATCATCCCGTTCGGCGTCGAAGCGAGTTTGCGCGATGCCGCGGTGAAGGCGGCGGGCAAGGACGTATTGAAGGTCGCGCCTTACGTGATCAAGCAGGTCGGCGTGGTCTCGACGCTGCTGCCGGGCCTGTCTTCGAAGGTGATCGACAAGACCTTGCGCGTCACCGCCGAACGGCTGGCCCCGGCCGGCGCCAGCATCATTGCCGAGCGCCGGGTCCCGCACGAGGAGCAGGCGCTGTCGGCCGCGATCAAGGAATTGCTTGGGCTCGGCGCCGAGCTCGTGATCGTGTTCGGCGCGTCAGCGATCGCCGACCGCCGCGACGTGATCCCGGCGGCGGTGACCGGAATCGGCGGCGAGATCGAGCATTTCGGCATGCCGGTCGACCCCGGCAATCTCTTGCTGATCGCCCGCGCCGGCGACGTGCCGGTGCTGGGCGCGCCGGGCTGCGCGCGCTCGCCGGTCGAGAACGGTTTTGACTGGGTCGTGATGCGGCTTCTCGCCGGCATCGAGGTGACGCGGTCCGAGCTGATGGGCATGGGCGTCGGTGGCCTCTTGATGGAGATCGTGACGCGGCCGCAGCCGCGCGCCAAGCCCGAGACCGAGGGCAACAGCCAGGTCGCGGCCATCGTGCTCGCGGCGGGCCGCTCGACGCGGATGGGCGGACCGAACAAGCTGCTCGCCGAGCTCGACGGCAAGAAGCTGGTGCGCCTCGCGACTGAGCAGGCGCTGGCCTCCAAGGCATCCGAGGTGATCGTCGTCACCGGTCATCAGGCCGAACTGGTCGAGCAGGCGCTGCAAGGCCTGAAGGTGAAATTCGTCCGCAACCCTGACTTCGCCGGCGGCATCGCCAGCTCGGTCAAGGCGGGAATCGCGGCCGTGCCCGAGACCTGCGACGGCGCCGTGGTGTGTCTCGGCGACATGCCGCTGATCGACGCCGGCCTGATCGACCGGCTCATCGACAGTTTCGCACCGGACCGCGGCAACCTCATCGTCGTGCCCGTCAGCGAAGGCCGCCGCGGCAACCCCGTGCTGTGGTCGCGCCGCTTCTTCAAGGAGCTGATGACGCTCGACGGCGACATCGGCGCGCGGCATTTGATCGCCAAGCACACCGAGGCCGTCGCCGAGGTGCCGGTGGACGGCGAGAGCGCCTTCCTCGACATCGACACGCCGCAGGCATTGGAAGCGGCAAGACGCGGATGA
- a CDS encoding XdhC family protein, whose protein sequence is MKLDILHELNAERAARRPVILVTDTESGEQRLVKAKDFARDPLRAELDKQLRTGKSASVEAGGKKLFLNVYAPTAKLVIVGAVHISQALAPLARSLGYDVAVVDPRTAFASPERFPDIPLIAEWPDTALPPLNVDAYTAFVAVTHDPKIDDPALLHAFERNCFYIGALGSRKTHAKRGDRLRAQGAKESDIARIHAPIGLAIGAVSPSEIAVAIMAEITAVLRLPPKEKEEAA, encoded by the coding sequence GTGAAGCTCGATATTCTGCACGAACTCAATGCCGAGCGCGCCGCGCGCCGACCGGTGATCCTGGTGACCGACACTGAGAGCGGCGAGCAGCGCCTGGTGAAGGCGAAGGATTTCGCCAGGGATCCGCTGCGCGCCGAGCTGGACAAGCAGCTTCGCACGGGCAAGAGCGCCAGTGTCGAGGCCGGCGGCAAGAAGCTGTTCCTCAACGTCTACGCCCCGACGGCAAAGCTCGTCATCGTCGGCGCGGTCCATATCAGCCAGGCGCTGGCGCCGCTGGCGCGCTCGCTCGGTTATGACGTCGCCGTGGTCGATCCGCGCACGGCCTTCGCGAGCCCGGAGCGCTTTCCGGACATTCCGCTGATCGCCGAATGGCCTGATACGGCGCTGCCGCCGCTCAACGTCGACGCCTACACGGCGTTCGTCGCGGTGACGCACGATCCCAAGATCGACGACCCCGCGCTGCTGCACGCCTTCGAGCGCAACTGCTTCTACATCGGCGCCCTCGGCTCGCGGAAGACGCATGCCAAGCGTGGCGACCGGCTGCGGGCGCAGGGCGCCAAGGAAAGCGACATCGCGCGCATCCACGCGCCCATTGGCCTTGCGATCGGCGCGGTCTCGCCATCCGAGATCGCGGTGGCGATCATGGCCGAGATCACGGCCGTGCTTCGGCTGCCTCCCAAAGAAAAAGAAGAAGCGGCATGA
- a CDS encoding XdhC family protein, with product MLDRDEDILKAAEDWQKAGRGVALATVVETWGSAPRPAGSSLVINDEGTFLGSVSGGCVEGAVVTEAMDVIESGKPKMLEFGVADETAWNVGLSCGGTIRVFVEKVG from the coding sequence ATGCTCGATCGCGACGAGGACATCCTGAAGGCGGCGGAGGACTGGCAGAAGGCCGGCCGAGGCGTTGCGCTGGCGACGGTCGTCGAGACCTGGGGCTCGGCGCCGCGCCCGGCGGGCTCCAGCCTCGTCATCAACGACGAAGGCACCTTCCTGGGCTCCGTGTCCGGCGGCTGCGTCGAGGGCGCCGTAGTCACCGAGGCCATGGACGTGATCGAGAGCGGCAAGCCCAAGATGCTGGAGTTCGGCGTCGCCGACGAGACCGCCTGGAATGTCGGGCTGTCCTGCGGCGGCACCATCCGCGTCTTCGTCGAGAAGGTCGGTTAG
- a CDS encoding VWA domain-containing protein, whose protein sequence is MAINHLAPEKTEQFADNIVGFARALRAAGMPVGPGAVIDAMSALQVIDIGNRSDVFTTLEAIFVKRHEHALIFKQAFNLFFRASEEWKHMLDSVPLPDEAKKKPQAGARRVQEAMSQPRMTETPQHQEQDLRLSVSDKEILQKKDFAQMSAAEIAEALRAVERMHLPQAELLTRRQRPDARGLRLDLRRTLRASLRTGGDIIDIHRLGRIEKPAPIVALLDISGSMSEYTRLFLHFLHAITDARKRVSVFLFGTRLTNVSRALRQRDPDEALASCSASVEDWAGGTRISASLHNFNKLWARRVLSQGAIVLLISDGLEREADSRLAFEMDRLHRSCRRLIWLNPLLRFGGFEAKAQGIKMMLPHVDEFRPVHNLSSIQELITTLSQPLPPHHRSLIRSAA, encoded by the coding sequence ATGGCCATCAACCACCTTGCCCCCGAAAAGACCGAGCAATTCGCCGACAACATCGTCGGCTTCGCCCGCGCGCTGCGTGCCGCCGGCATGCCGGTCGGGCCGGGCGCCGTCATCGATGCCATGAGCGCGCTGCAGGTGATCGACATCGGCAACCGATCCGACGTCTTCACCACGCTGGAGGCGATCTTCGTCAAGCGTCACGAGCATGCGCTGATCTTCAAGCAGGCCTTCAATCTGTTCTTCCGTGCCTCGGAAGAGTGGAAGCACATGCTGGACTCGGTGCCGCTGCCGGACGAGGCCAAGAAGAAACCCCAGGCCGGCGCCCGCCGCGTCCAGGAGGCGATGTCGCAGCCGCGCATGACCGAGACGCCGCAGCACCAGGAGCAGGATTTGCGCCTGTCGGTTTCCGACAAGGAGATCCTGCAGAAGAAGGATTTTGCGCAGATGAGCGCGGCGGAGATCGCCGAGGCGCTCCGTGCCGTCGAGCGGATGCATCTGCCGCAGGCCGAGCTCTTGACGCGCCGGCAACGGCCCGATGCCCGCGGCCTGCGCCTCGACCTGCGCCGCACGCTGCGCGCATCTTTACGCACCGGCGGCGACATCATCGACATCCATCGCCTCGGGCGGATCGAGAAGCCGGCGCCGATCGTGGCGCTGCTCGACATCTCGGGCTCGATGAGCGAATACACCCGACTGTTCCTGCATTTCCTGCATGCGATCACGGATGCCCGCAAGCGCGTCTCGGTGTTCCTGTTCGGCACGCGCCTCACCAATGTCAGCCGCGCGCTGCGCCAACGCGATCCGGACGAGGCGCTGGCGAGCTGTTCGGCGTCGGTCGAGGACTGGGCTGGCGGTACCCGCATCTCGGCCTCGCTGCATAACTTCAACAAATTGTGGGCGCGGCGGGTGCTGAGCCAGGGCGCAATCGTGCTCCTGATCTCCGATGGGCTGGAACGGGAGGCCGATTCCAGGCTCGCCTTCGAGATGGACCGGCTGCACCGGTCTTGCCGGCGGCTGATCTGGCTCAATCCGCTGCTCCGGTTTGGCGGCTTCGAGGCCAAGGCGCAGGGCATCAAAATGATGCTCCCCCACGTTGACGAATTCCGCCCGGTACATAATTTGAGTTCGATCCAGGAGCTGATCACGACGCTCTCCCAGCCGCTGCCCCCGCATCACCGCAGCCTGATCCGCTCCGCAGCTTGA
- a CDS encoding MoxR family ATPase — translation MTSAATSSGALPASVDAMLELLTSRGYLAERSLATVTYLSLRMGRPLFLEGEAGVGKTEIAKVLSAALGRKLIRLQCYEGLDVSSAVYEWNSAAQMIAIRMAEAAGDTDRDQLSSDIFADRYMIKRPLLQALEPDVAGPPVLLIDELDRADEAFEAYLLEILSDFQVTIPEFGTVKAPHPPIVIITSNRTREIHDALKRRCLYHWVDYPAAERELAIVKTRVPGISAKLSQQVVRFVQALRNQDFYKSPGVAETIDWATALSELDARSLTPQVVGDTLGALLKYQDDITRMQGDTLQKVLKDATSEN, via the coding sequence ATGACTTCAGCGGCCACTTCTTCCGGTGCTTTGCCGGCATCGGTCGATGCGATGCTCGAACTCCTGACGTCGCGCGGCTATCTCGCCGAGCGATCGCTGGCGACGGTGACGTATCTGTCGCTGCGCATGGGCCGGCCGCTGTTCCTGGAAGGCGAGGCCGGCGTCGGCAAGACCGAGATCGCAAAAGTGCTCTCTGCGGCGCTGGGGCGGAAGCTGATCCGCCTGCAGTGCTATGAAGGCCTCGACGTCTCTTCCGCGGTCTACGAGTGGAACAGCGCCGCGCAGATGATCGCGATCCGGATGGCGGAAGCCGCCGGCGACACCGATCGCGATCAGCTGTCCAGCGACATCTTCGCGGATCGCTACATGATCAAGCGGCCGCTGCTCCAGGCGCTTGAGCCCGATGTCGCGGGACCGCCGGTGCTGCTGATCGACGAGCTCGACCGCGCCGACGAGGCGTTCGAGGCGTACCTGCTCGAGATCCTCAGTGACTTCCAGGTGACCATCCCCGAATTCGGCACGGTGAAGGCACCGCACCCCCCGATCGTCATCATCACCTCCAACCGCACCCGCGAGATCCACGACGCGCTGAAGCGGCGCTGCCTCTATCACTGGGTCGATTATCCCGCCGCCGAGCGCGAGCTTGCGATCGTCAAGACGCGCGTGCCCGGCATCTCAGCCAAGCTGTCGCAGCAGGTCGTGCGCTTCGTGCAGGCGCTGCGCAACCAGGACTTCTACAAGTCGCCGGGCGTCGCCGAGACCATCGATTGGGCCACCGCCCTGTCCGAGCTCGATGCCCGCTCGCTGACCCCGCAAGTGGTCGGCGACACGCTGGGCGCGCTGCTCAAGTACCAGGACGACATCACCCGCATGCAGGGCGACACGCTGCAGAAGGTGCTGAAGGACGCGACGAGCGAGAATTGA